GAAAGTACAGACAAAGGCGCGGATTGGAAACCGTTGAATGCCGGAAGCAGGGTGGATTTTATGCCCGATCCGTATCCGGAATTTGGGCAGGACCCGCATTGCGTCCGGCAGCATCCATCAGCGCCGGATATTTTGTATCAGCAAAATCATTGCGGCATTTACCGTATGGATCGCACAGTGAAAGGCGCGGAAAATCAATGGGTTCGCATTGGAGAAAAGATGCCGAAATCCGTGGGCGACATTGGGTTTCCGATGGTGCTGCATCCGCGCGATCCGAACACCTGTTGGGTTTTCCCGATGGATGGCACGCAGGTTTGGCCGCGAACTTCGCCAGGAGGCAAGCCAGCGGCTTACATGACACGAAATGGCGGCAAGAGCTGGAAGCGCCAGGACAACGGATTGCCAAAAGAACAAGCGTGGATGACGGTCTTTCGTCAGGCAATGACCGCCGATGCGCACGATCCGGTCGGGCTGTATTTCGGCACCACCTGCGGAGAGGTTTGGGCGAGCACCAATGAAGGCGAAAAATGGATGTGCATTGCCCGTCATTTGCCGCACGTTTATGCTGTCGAAGCCGTCGAGTTATAAAAGTGAGGGAGTTGCGATGAAAGTGATTATTCCCAGTCCGCTGCTGTCATACACCAAACAGCAAAAAGAGGTGGATGCTGTTGGAGCCACGGTTAGCGAAATGCTTGAGGATTTGAACCGAAGCTATCCGGGTATTCGGTTCCGTATGATTGATGAACAGGACGCGATTCGCCCGCACATGAAAATCTTCGTCAATGGCGAGCAGATTTTCCGATTGAATGTCCCGTTGAACGCGGCGGACGAAGTTCATATCTTGCAGGCGTTGAGTGGCGGTTGATTTCCCAACAGGGGACGAGCGAAATGGCGCAACCGAGATTTGTCCTCGGCGGCGCCATTTCTGTCTGCCGAAGTAAGTTCAAAACGCGCGAAAGCCAGTTGTCAGAAAAAAAAGCGGCGTCGCAACTGACTTTGCCAATTTTGCCACTGCCGATGGCAAAACAGATTTCGTCGTTTACGACGCCGTCCTGACCACTGGGCAAGCCTCAGGAGGACGGCTTGCTGCCAGTCGGGGCACCGGCTTCATCTTCACCGGTGAGATTGCGACCTCACCGAGAATAGCGGGAAAGGCCGCTGCCGAGTATCACCAATTGAAAAAAAGTTATTGGAGGCTGGGAGGATTAATCGTCCGCCCAGCCTTGTTGCATTTGTGAGGCTTACTTTACGGACACATCGTCAATTCGGAACGTTGTGATTAACGAACTGTCTGTCGTTCCCCGGAATTGAATTCTGACGGTTTGACCCGCAAACGACGACAGGTTGTAAGCGCCACGCAATGTGTATGCGTTTGTCGCAGTCACTTTGTTCAAATTGCTGAACGTTGCCAGCGTTGCCAACAATGTGCCGGATGTGCTGCGAACTTCGACAAATAAACGATCATATTGTGTCGTTGTCGTTGTTTCGCTGGACGTGACGTTGAGCCAGAAATTCAGGCTTGGCGACGTTCCACTGGGCACGGAAATTTGCTGGTATGCAGTCCGCGAGGTGCTGTTTGCCCCTCCCAGAATCAAATACCCTGAGCCGGCATGTGCGTTGCCTCCGGTGCTCCACACCGCGCCGCCTGTCAGCGTCCACGGTGTAGCGCTGCCTTCAAAGCCACCATTGACGATCAACTCAGAGCCGCCTGAACTGTTGACCGTCAACGTAACCGGAATTGAAACCGGTGTATTGGTTGCTCCGGTCGCTGAAACAGTGATCGTGCCGTTGTATGTTCCGGCGCTCAGACCGCTGATGTTGACCGAAGCGGTCAGCGTCGAAGGCGCTGTGCCGGACGCAGGCGTAACCGTCAACCAGGAAGCATTGTCCGTTTGCGACCAGTTCAATGTGCCACTGCCTGTATTTGTGACACTGATGGTTTGGTTCGCAGGATTCGATCCGCCAGCGGTTGCCGTAAAGCTCAGACTGCTCGGGCTGACGCCGATCGTCGGATTGGTCGCAACGCTTCCGTTGGCGTTGTAAATCACCAGCGCAAAATCCTGATCCGTCGTGTCGCTGTTGCCCGGCACGCCATCGCCAGCGATATTGGTCGCCTTGACCGTGACGGTGTAATTTCCGGAAGTTCCGGCTGGCAGAAACACGGATTCGACGTTGTTTTTGCCGTCAGCAGTTCCGCCGCTGGTCGAGTTCGCGCCACTGAAGACATTGCCTTTATACGTGACGCCGCCCACTGTCACTTCCAGGTCGAGGTTGTTGACCCACGGCGCGCCAGTCGTTGGACCAGGAGCATCTGTCCAAGCCAGCGTCACGCGGAACGGTTTGCCGGTATCCACAATCGAACCTGTTAGTTGATACGTTGCGCCGGTTGCACCGAGCACTTGGGTTTGATCCGTCAGCACGCGCGATGAGCCGTCAAATGCGCGGCCCAAATCCATTCTGCCCATTCCCTGGCTGTTCGAC
The sequence above is a segment of the Acidobacteriota bacterium genome. Coding sequences within it:
- a CDS encoding exo-alpha-sialidase; its protein translation is MKQTAKKKPAAKSVALLVATKKGGFILSADAKRRTWAIKGPMYLGNIVYHIMLDPRDSRTMLMAAKTGHLGPTVFRSTNQGKTWTEAAKPPAFPKAPEGEQGRVVDQVFWLTPGHSSEPNVWYAGTSPQGLFRSEDGGNTWESVTGFNDHPMRPAWTGNGQDGTPDGPKMHSIIVDPRDANHMYLGMSGGGVFESTDKGADWKPLNAGSRVDFMPDPYPEFGQDPHCVRQHPSAPDILYQQNHCGIYRMDRTVKGAENQWVRIGEKMPKSVGDIGFPMVLHPRDPNTCWVFPMDGTQVWPRTSPGGKPAAYMTRNGGKSWKRQDNGLPKEQAWMTVFRQAMTADAHDPVGLYFGTTCGEVWASTNEGEKWMCIARHLPHVYAVEAVEL
- a CDS encoding MoaD/ThiS family protein, with product MKVIIPSPLLSYTKQQKEVDAVGATVSEMLEDLNRSYPGIRFRMIDEQDAIRPHMKIFVNGEQIFRLNVPLNAADEVHILQALSGG
- a CDS encoding S8 family serine peptidase; this encodes MGGHGFLNSHIIGGLNTGTGSANEDSNGYNYGLGIAPWARVGITAIFGNGSSSPAAWENTAYTSGSRISSNSWGFQTQSGGPIADYDSNSQAYDSIVRDAQTGATGLQQLTVVFAAGNDGSGSNTVSTPATAKNVITVGAGENVRQTGTDGCGIGNTGADSANDIISFSSRGPVNSAGGDGRVKPDIIAPGTHIEAGVPQSNYDGSSVCNQYWPSGQTLYGWSSGTSHSCPAVAGGAALVYQDFLNNGLGAPSPAMVKAILMNSAAYMTGTGAGGNLPSNSQGMGRMDLGRAFDGSSRVLTDQTQVLGATGATYQLTGSIVDTGKPFRVTLAWTDAPGPTTGAPWVNNLDLEVTVGGVTYKGNVFSGANSTSGGTADGKNNVESVFLPAGTSGNYTVTVKATNIAGDGVPGNSDTTDQDFALVIYNANGSVATNPTIGVSPSSLSFTATAGGSNPANQTISVTNTGSGTLNWSQTDNASWLTVTPASGTAPSTLTASVNISGLSAGTYNGTITVSATGATNTPVSIPVTLTVNSSGGSELIVNGGFEGSATPWTLTGGAVWSTGGNAHAGSGYLILGGANSTSRTAYQQISVPSGTSPSLNFWLNVTSSETTTTTQYDRLFVEVRSTSGTLLATLATFSNLNKVTATNAYTLRGAYNLSSFAGQTVRIQFRGTTDSSLITTFRIDDVSVK